A genome region from Natronosalvus rutilus includes the following:
- the larC gene encoding nickel pincer cofactor biosynthesis protein LarC, with translation MTRRLLAFDGRMGASGDMLLAALLAAGADRAALEPIEDALDVEYRIGHTSKCGIHATAVDVVIPTSSSQDAHLGAARHDDRERGDEHKDDGVHEQGSGSEVTGGHHHHGKEDEHSHAADNGHGHDHNHSHGNGHNHSHDHGDDDHDHNHGDDGHVHAEGHGPHRSYLEVCDIVRNMDLEDAVEADALAIFERLGEAEASVHGTDLESIHFHEVGADDAIADVVGAVLLIHDLEVDRVVTTPISAGGGTVTMSHGEYLVPAPAVLEITERAGWELSGGPVEAELLTPTGAAILAHVAEGVETLPTMTIEDAGYGAGGYDLDPHPNVLRALVGTTRGSLQREDIAVLETNLDDATPEVLGGLQETLSDAGARDVSVVPVTMKKSRPGHLVKVICRPADRERVARQLAEETGTLGIRDAGVTHRWVARRAFETVTLEVGGDAYEVTVKVASDEAGDVYDVSAEYDDAAAVAAETGEPIQSIVARAERAFWADNSP, from the coding sequence ATGACCAGGAGACTGCTCGCTTTCGACGGCCGGATGGGCGCCAGCGGCGACATGCTGCTCGCCGCCCTGCTCGCCGCCGGGGCCGACCGGGCGGCCCTCGAGCCCATCGAGGACGCGCTCGACGTCGAGTATCGTATCGGGCACACCTCGAAGTGTGGGATTCACGCGACGGCAGTCGACGTCGTGATCCCCACCTCCAGCAGCCAGGACGCCCACCTCGGGGCGGCCCGTCACGACGATAGAGAGCGCGGGGACGAGCATAAGGACGACGGTGTGCACGAGCAAGGTTCGGGAAGTGAGGTTACGGGCGGTCACCATCACCACGGCAAAGAAGACGAGCACAGTCACGCCGCCGATAATGGCCATGGTCACGATCACAATCACAGCCACGGTAACGGCCACAATCACAGCCACGACCACGGAGACGACGACCACGACCACAACCATGGAGACGACGGTCACGTCCACGCCGAAGGCCACGGCCCCCACCGGAGCTACCTCGAGGTCTGCGACATTGTCCGAAACATGGATCTCGAGGATGCGGTCGAAGCCGACGCCCTCGCCATCTTCGAACGGCTCGGAGAGGCCGAAGCGAGCGTCCACGGAACCGACCTCGAGTCGATCCACTTCCACGAGGTGGGCGCCGACGACGCCATCGCGGACGTCGTCGGTGCCGTCCTACTGATACACGACCTCGAGGTCGATCGCGTCGTCACGACGCCCATCTCGGCCGGCGGCGGCACCGTCACGATGAGCCACGGCGAGTACCTGGTCCCCGCCCCGGCCGTCCTCGAGATCACGGAGCGGGCCGGCTGGGAGCTCTCCGGTGGCCCGGTCGAAGCGGAACTCCTGACGCCGACGGGGGCTGCTATCCTGGCCCACGTCGCCGAGGGGGTCGAGACCCTGCCGACGATGACCATCGAAGACGCAGGCTACGGCGCCGGTGGCTACGACCTCGATCCACACCCGAATGTCCTCCGCGCGCTGGTCGGGACGACTCGCGGAAGCCTCCAGCGCGAGGACATCGCCGTCCTCGAAACGAACCTCGACGACGCGACCCCCGAAGTGCTCGGCGGTCTCCAGGAGACGCTCTCAGACGCGGGCGCGCGCGACGTCTCCGTCGTCCCGGTTACGATGAAGAAGTCCCGGCCGGGCCACCTGGTCAAGGTGATCTGCAGACCCGCCGACAGGGAACGCGTCGCCCGGCAACTCGCCGAGGAGACGGGAACCCTCGGGATCCGCGACGCCGGCGTCACCCACCGCTGGGTCGCTCGGCGGGCGTTCGAGACGGTGACGCTCGAAGTCGGCGGCGACGCCTACGAGGTGACGGTCAAGGTGGCCAGCGACGAGGCCGGCGATGTCTACGACGTGAGCGCGGAATACGACGACGCCGCGGCCGTCGCTGCCGAAACCGGCGAACCGATTCAGTCGATCGTGGCTCGAGCGGAGCGGGCGTTCTGGGCAGATAATTCGCCCTGA